A genome region from Sceloporus undulatus isolate JIND9_A2432 ecotype Alabama chromosome 1, SceUnd_v1.1, whole genome shotgun sequence includes the following:
- the MATR3 gene encoding matrin-3 isoform X2, whose product MEWNQHINGATHSRRCQLLLEIYPEWNPDSDSGRGLGDPFMLQSTNPAPGILGPPPPPFHLGGPPLGSRGAGNGSMQGPRHLHKGRVETSRVVHIMDFQRGKNLRFQLLQLVEPFGIITNHLILNKINEAFIEMSTTEDAQAVVEYYSTAPALVFGKPVRVHLSQKYKRIKKPEVKPDQKFDPPKQELGRVIHLSNLPNSGYSDNAVLKLAEPYGKIKNYILMRMKSQAFIEMETREDAEAMMEHCSNKALWFQGRCVKVDLSEKYKKLILRIPNKGADVMRKDKPRKRGLSPDSKDYGSEEKKSKSDENEKMDTEDKEEKGDEAEGQDTKDSEQADQEEPHLLESEDELLVDDEEATALLESGSSAAEDTDVANLGEVTTEEKEAAGDETTAKTEEGAATTTAGKKMKKRHVGGFPRSMEGFVTLDEVGDEEDSDHQKQRRSGMVKSLVKTDNNETEGTAEETEQGNETLENGAKTVKTDQSEMNDGTVSQEGEKKESTSEQDTASERCAVSDEHRIGPYQPNVPVGVNYVVPRTGFYCKLCSLFYTNEDAAKKVHCSSLTHYQKLKKHMDKMAEDQKQKKKDLNAAAEEA is encoded by the exons ATG GAGTGGAACCAGCATATCAATGGAGCAACACACAGCCGACGTTGTCAACTTCTCCTTGAAAT ATACCCTGAATGGAACCCTGATAGTGATTCTGGACGTGGGCT GGGTGATCCATTTATGTTGCAATCCACAAATCCAGCTCCGGGAATTTTGGGACCACCTCCACCTCCATTTCATCTGGGAGGGCCACCACTTGGATCAAGAG GGGCTGGAAATGGAAGCATGCAAGGGCCAAGACACTTGCACAAGGGCAGAGTG GAAACAAGCCGAGTTGTACACATTATGGATTTTCAGAGAGGGAAAAACCTGAGATTCCAGTTGCTGCAGCTTGTTGAACCATTtggaattattacaaatcacctAATCTTGAACAAAATAAATGAG GCATTTATTGAAATGTCTACCACTGAAGATGCGCAAGCTGTAGTAGAGTATTATTCAACAGCACCAGCCTTAGTGTTTGGCAAACCTGTGAGAGTCCATTTATCACagaaatataaaagaataaag AAACCAGAAGTGAAACCTGACCAAAAATTTGATCCTCCAAAACAAGAACTCGGTCGTGTGATTCATCTCAGTAATTTGCCAAATTCGGGCTATTCTGACAATGCCGTACTCAAATTAGCCGAGCCCTATGGGAAAATAAAGAACTACATATTAATGAGAATGAAGAGTCAG GCTTTCATAGAGATGGAGACAAGAGAAGATGCTGAAGCAATGATGGAGCACTGTTCTAACAAAGCCCTCTGGTTCCAGGGAAGATGTGTGAAAGTAGATTTGTCAGAAAAGTACAAGAAATTAATATTAAGG ATTCCCAACAAAGGAGCAGATGTGATGAGGAAAGATAAACCAAG aAAGAGAGGTCTTTCTCCAGATAGCAAAGACTACGGAAGTGAGGAGAAAAAAAGTAAGTCTGatgaaaatgagaaaatggaTACTGAAGataaagaagagaagggagaTGAAGCAGAAGGGCAGGATACAAAAGACAGCGAACAAGCAGACCAAGAAGAACCACATTTACTTGAATCTGAAGATGAGCTGTTGGTAGATGACGAGGAAGCAACAGCATTGCTAGAGAGTGGCAGTTCAGCAGCAGAAGATACAGATGTGGCAAATTTGGGCGAGGTAACTACTGAAGAAAAGGAAGCAGCTGGTGATGAAACTACTGCAAAAACTGAAGAGGGTGCTGCAACTACTAcagcagggaaaaaaatgaaaaaa AGGCATGTAGGTGGATTTCCAAGAAGCATGGAAGGTTTTGTCACTCTTGATGAAGTTGGTGATGAAGAAGATTCAGATCACCAGAAACAACGTCGATCTGGCATGGTTAAATCTCTTGTAAAAACTGACAACAATGAAACTGAAGGTACAGCTGAAGAAACAGAACAGGGAAATGAGACACTGGAAAATGGTGCCAAAACTGTGAAGACAGACCAATCTGAAATGAATGATGGCACAGTATCacaagaaggagagaaaaaagaaagtacCAGTGAGCAAGATACTGCCAGTGAGAGATGCGCAGTCTCAGATGAACACAGAATTGGACCATATCAACCAAATGTTCCTGTTG gtGTGAACTATGTGGTGCCGAGAACTGGGTTTTACTGTAAATTGTGTTCTTTATTTTACACCAATGAAGATGCTGCGAAAAAGGTCCACTGCAGCAGCCTCACACACTATCAAAAACTGAAG aaacACATGGACAAAATGGCTGAagatcagaaacagaaaaaaaaagacttaaaTGCTGCTGCAGAGGAGGCTTAA
- the MATR3 gene encoding matrin-3 isoform X3, with product MLQSTNPAPGILGPPPPPFHLGGPPLGSRGAGNGSMQGPRHLHKGRVETSRVVHIMDFQRGKNLRFQLLQLVEPFGIITNHLILNKINEAFIEMSTTEDAQAVVEYYSTAPALVFGKPVRVHLSQKYKRIKKPEVKPDQKFDPPKQELGRVIHLSNLPNSGYSDNAVLKLAEPYGKIKNYILMRMKSQAFIEMETREDAEAMMEHCSNKALWFQGRCVKVDLSEKYKKLILRIPNKGADVMRKDKPRKRGLSPDSKDYGSEEKKSKSDENEKMDTEDKEEKGDEAEGQDTKDSEQADQEEPHLLESEDELLVDDEEATALLESGSSAAEDTDVANLGEVTTEEKEAAGDETTAKTEEGAATTTAGKKMKKRHVGGFPRSMEGFVTLDEVGDEEDSDHQKQRRSGMVKSLVKTDNNETEGTAEETEQGNETLENGAKTVKTDQSEMNDGTVSQEGEKKESTSEQDTASERCAVSDEHRIGPYQPNVPVGVNYVVPRTGFYCKLCSLFYTNEDAAKKVHCSSLTHYQKLKKHMDKMAEDQKQKKKDLNAAAEEA from the exons ATGTTGCAATCCACAAATCCAGCTCCGGGAATTTTGGGACCACCTCCACCTCCATTTCATCTGGGAGGGCCACCACTTGGATCAAGAG GGGCTGGAAATGGAAGCATGCAAGGGCCAAGACACTTGCACAAGGGCAGAGTG GAAACAAGCCGAGTTGTACACATTATGGATTTTCAGAGAGGGAAAAACCTGAGATTCCAGTTGCTGCAGCTTGTTGAACCATTtggaattattacaaatcacctAATCTTGAACAAAATAAATGAG GCATTTATTGAAATGTCTACCACTGAAGATGCGCAAGCTGTAGTAGAGTATTATTCAACAGCACCAGCCTTAGTGTTTGGCAAACCTGTGAGAGTCCATTTATCACagaaatataaaagaataaag AAACCAGAAGTGAAACCTGACCAAAAATTTGATCCTCCAAAACAAGAACTCGGTCGTGTGATTCATCTCAGTAATTTGCCAAATTCGGGCTATTCTGACAATGCCGTACTCAAATTAGCCGAGCCCTATGGGAAAATAAAGAACTACATATTAATGAGAATGAAGAGTCAG GCTTTCATAGAGATGGAGACAAGAGAAGATGCTGAAGCAATGATGGAGCACTGTTCTAACAAAGCCCTCTGGTTCCAGGGAAGATGTGTGAAAGTAGATTTGTCAGAAAAGTACAAGAAATTAATATTAAGG ATTCCCAACAAAGGAGCAGATGTGATGAGGAAAGATAAACCAAG aAAGAGAGGTCTTTCTCCAGATAGCAAAGACTACGGAAGTGAGGAGAAAAAAAGTAAGTCTGatgaaaatgagaaaatggaTACTGAAGataaagaagagaagggagaTGAAGCAGAAGGGCAGGATACAAAAGACAGCGAACAAGCAGACCAAGAAGAACCACATTTACTTGAATCTGAAGATGAGCTGTTGGTAGATGACGAGGAAGCAACAGCATTGCTAGAGAGTGGCAGTTCAGCAGCAGAAGATACAGATGTGGCAAATTTGGGCGAGGTAACTACTGAAGAAAAGGAAGCAGCTGGTGATGAAACTACTGCAAAAACTGAAGAGGGTGCTGCAACTACTAcagcagggaaaaaaatgaaaaaa AGGCATGTAGGTGGATTTCCAAGAAGCATGGAAGGTTTTGTCACTCTTGATGAAGTTGGTGATGAAGAAGATTCAGATCACCAGAAACAACGTCGATCTGGCATGGTTAAATCTCTTGTAAAAACTGACAACAATGAAACTGAAGGTACAGCTGAAGAAACAGAACAGGGAAATGAGACACTGGAAAATGGTGCCAAAACTGTGAAGACAGACCAATCTGAAATGAATGATGGCACAGTATCacaagaaggagagaaaaaagaaagtacCAGTGAGCAAGATACTGCCAGTGAGAGATGCGCAGTCTCAGATGAACACAGAATTGGACCATATCAACCAAATGTTCCTGTTG gtGTGAACTATGTGGTGCCGAGAACTGGGTTTTACTGTAAATTGTGTTCTTTATTTTACACCAATGAAGATGCTGCGAAAAAGGTCCACTGCAGCAGCCTCACACACTATCAAAAACTGAAG aaacACATGGACAAAATGGCTGAagatcagaaacagaaaaaaaaagacttaaaTGCTGCTGCAGAGGAGGCTTAA
- the MATR3 gene encoding matrin-3 isoform X1 has protein sequence MSKSFHQSALNRDSQGHGRDLSAGIGLLAAAATQSLSVPASLGRMNPGTARLASLMNLGMSSSLNQQGAHSVLSSASPSSHALQSIFNIGNRGPLSLSSQHRGDTEQATSILASFGLSARDLDELSRYPEDKITPENLPQILLQLKRRRAEEGPSLSYGRDGRSAAREPPYRVPRDDWEEKRHFRRDSFDDRASSLSRVVDYDHGSRSQESVYYDRMDYEDERLRDGERCRDDSYYGETSHKYRKFDSEYDRLGRGPERSLFEKKRGAPPDSNIEDFHGLLPKVYPHLCSICDLPVHSNKEWNQHINGATHSRRCQLLLEIYPEWNPDSDSGRGLGDPFMLQSTNPAPGILGPPPPPFHLGGPPLGSRGAGNGSMQGPRHLHKGRVETSRVVHIMDFQRGKNLRFQLLQLVEPFGIITNHLILNKINEAFIEMSTTEDAQAVVEYYSTAPALVFGKPVRVHLSQKYKRIKKPEVKPDQKFDPPKQELGRVIHLSNLPNSGYSDNAVLKLAEPYGKIKNYILMRMKSQAFIEMETREDAEAMMEHCSNKALWFQGRCVKVDLSEKYKKLILRIPNKGADVMRKDKPRKRGLSPDSKDYGSEEKKSKSDENEKMDTEDKEEKGDEAEGQDTKDSEQADQEEPHLLESEDELLVDDEEATALLESGSSAAEDTDVANLGEVTTEEKEAAGDETTAKTEEGAATTTAGKKMKKRHVGGFPRSMEGFVTLDEVGDEEDSDHQKQRRSGMVKSLVKTDNNETEGTAEETEQGNETLENGAKTVKTDQSEMNDGTVSQEGEKKESTSEQDTASERCAVSDEHRIGPYQPNVPVGVNYVVPRTGFYCKLCSLFYTNEDAAKKVHCSSLTHYQKLKKHMDKMAEDQKQKKKDLNAAAEEA, from the exons ATGTCCAAGTCATTCCACCAGTCAGCTCTAAATAGGGATTCCCAAGGTCATGGACGTGACCTTTCTGCAGGAATAGgccttcttgctgctgctgctacccaGTCTTTAAGTGTGCCAGCATCTCTTGGAAGGATGAACCCGGGTACGGCGCGCCTTGCTAGCTTAATGAATCTTGGAATGAGTTCTTCATTGAATCAACAAGGAGCTCATAGTGTGCTGTCTTCTGCTAGTCCATCTTCCCATGCCTTACAGTCTATATTTAACATTGGAAATAGAGGCCCACTCTCTCTGTCTTCTCAGCACCGTGGAGATACAGAGCAGGCCACTAGCATTCTGGCCAGCTTCGGGCTGTCTGCTAGAGACTTAGATGAACTGAGTCGTTATCCTGAGGACAAGATCACTCCTGAAAACTTGCCTCAAATACTTCTGCAACTTAAAAGGAGGAGAGCTGAAGAAGGCCCATCACTGAGTTATGGTAGAGATGGCAGATCAGCTGCACGGGAGCCGCCATACAGAGTTCCTAGGGATGATTGGGAAGAGAAAAGGCATTTTAGAAGAGATAGCTTTGATGATCGTGCTTCTAGTCTCAGCCGAGTGGTTGACTATGATCATGGAAGTCGTTCTCAAGAATCTGTTTATTATGACAGAATGGATTATGAAGACGAGAGATTAAGAGATGGAGAAAGGTGTAGGGATGACTCTTACTATGGCGAAACTTCGCATAAGTATCGTAAATTTGACAGTGAGTATGACAGATTGGGCCGTGGCCCTGAGAGATCTCTCTTTGAGAAAAAAAGAGGCGCTCCTCCTGATAGCAATATTGAAGACTTCCATGGACTCTTACCGAAGGTTTATCCCCATCTGTGCTCTATCTGTGATTTGCCTGTTCATTCTAATAAG GAGTGGAACCAGCATATCAATGGAGCAACACACAGCCGACGTTGTCAACTTCTCCTTGAAAT ATACCCTGAATGGAACCCTGATAGTGATTCTGGACGTGGGCT GGGTGATCCATTTATGTTGCAATCCACAAATCCAGCTCCGGGAATTTTGGGACCACCTCCACCTCCATTTCATCTGGGAGGGCCACCACTTGGATCAAGAG GGGCTGGAAATGGAAGCATGCAAGGGCCAAGACACTTGCACAAGGGCAGAGTG GAAACAAGCCGAGTTGTACACATTATGGATTTTCAGAGAGGGAAAAACCTGAGATTCCAGTTGCTGCAGCTTGTTGAACCATTtggaattattacaaatcacctAATCTTGAACAAAATAAATGAG GCATTTATTGAAATGTCTACCACTGAAGATGCGCAAGCTGTAGTAGAGTATTATTCAACAGCACCAGCCTTAGTGTTTGGCAAACCTGTGAGAGTCCATTTATCACagaaatataaaagaataaag AAACCAGAAGTGAAACCTGACCAAAAATTTGATCCTCCAAAACAAGAACTCGGTCGTGTGATTCATCTCAGTAATTTGCCAAATTCGGGCTATTCTGACAATGCCGTACTCAAATTAGCCGAGCCCTATGGGAAAATAAAGAACTACATATTAATGAGAATGAAGAGTCAG GCTTTCATAGAGATGGAGACAAGAGAAGATGCTGAAGCAATGATGGAGCACTGTTCTAACAAAGCCCTCTGGTTCCAGGGAAGATGTGTGAAAGTAGATTTGTCAGAAAAGTACAAGAAATTAATATTAAGG ATTCCCAACAAAGGAGCAGATGTGATGAGGAAAGATAAACCAAG aAAGAGAGGTCTTTCTCCAGATAGCAAAGACTACGGAAGTGAGGAGAAAAAAAGTAAGTCTGatgaaaatgagaaaatggaTACTGAAGataaagaagagaagggagaTGAAGCAGAAGGGCAGGATACAAAAGACAGCGAACAAGCAGACCAAGAAGAACCACATTTACTTGAATCTGAAGATGAGCTGTTGGTAGATGACGAGGAAGCAACAGCATTGCTAGAGAGTGGCAGTTCAGCAGCAGAAGATACAGATGTGGCAAATTTGGGCGAGGTAACTACTGAAGAAAAGGAAGCAGCTGGTGATGAAACTACTGCAAAAACTGAAGAGGGTGCTGCAACTACTAcagcagggaaaaaaatgaaaaaa AGGCATGTAGGTGGATTTCCAAGAAGCATGGAAGGTTTTGTCACTCTTGATGAAGTTGGTGATGAAGAAGATTCAGATCACCAGAAACAACGTCGATCTGGCATGGTTAAATCTCTTGTAAAAACTGACAACAATGAAACTGAAGGTACAGCTGAAGAAACAGAACAGGGAAATGAGACACTGGAAAATGGTGCCAAAACTGTGAAGACAGACCAATCTGAAATGAATGATGGCACAGTATCacaagaaggagagaaaaaagaaagtacCAGTGAGCAAGATACTGCCAGTGAGAGATGCGCAGTCTCAGATGAACACAGAATTGGACCATATCAACCAAATGTTCCTGTTG gtGTGAACTATGTGGTGCCGAGAACTGGGTTTTACTGTAAATTGTGTTCTTTATTTTACACCAATGAAGATGCTGCGAAAAAGGTCCACTGCAGCAGCCTCACACACTATCAAAAACTGAAG aaacACATGGACAAAATGGCTGAagatcagaaacagaaaaaaaaagacttaaaTGCTGCTGCAGAGGAGGCTTAA